In one Planctomycetia bacterium genomic region, the following are encoded:
- a CDS encoding glutamine amidotransferase, with amino-acid sequence MIVAALVWGSPDWLAGALALCVAAAVVLLLAYWRAPSSRGLRLAAGSLKAVAIVALGLCLLEPLLTGTKPRRGANTFVLLADNSQSMRIGDGSPARPRADLLREQLTGDASWKSRLGQDFDVRNYVFDSHMRAVAGFNALDFDGESSALQSSLTTVAKRFRGLPLAGVLLFTDGNGTDLTDVDWSELPPVFPVLPKADAAPRDVNLQSLAASQTNFESAPVLVRADVSGAGVPGQEVAAVLIDESGREVERQRASLGEDGKPTAFRFQLRPDKPGVSFYTVQASLSSEAGEALQPEVERTTSEQTLANNSRIFVVDRGGGPYRVLYVSGRPNWEFKFLRRAVHEDDQVNLVGLIRIAKRQPKFGFRDARARRDNQLFEGFDNPEVDTAERHDEPVLIRLGLEEDDKEGVELRVGFPKAADELYRYDAIVLDDIEAEFFTQDQLTLLRSFVSQRGGGLLMMGGPDSFTAGKYDRTPVGELLPVYLDHGQDGASPLDGEYRLALTREGWLQPWVRTRETEDAERQRLLAMPAFRSISGARAIKPGASVLAEVSDGEATYPALVAQRFGKGRAGAMLLGDYWRWNLQREQPEEDDFDRAWRQTVRWLVSDVPKRVEVETQRKKESASPATEIAVRVRDAEFLPLDNAQVSICITGPDGKPITLAGEPDDREPGLYSTTYVAREPGAYRATVTANAPDGSEIAKREAGWTAQPAAEEFARLAPNRELLATIAAKTGGEIVEVDGLSAFVSGLSRRKAPVTEPWVYPLWQHPLYFLTAILCLAGEWGLRRWHGLA; translated from the coding sequence ATGATCGTGGCGGCGCTCGTCTGGGGATCGCCCGATTGGCTGGCGGGGGCGTTGGCGCTGTGCGTCGCCGCCGCCGTGGTGTTGTTGCTGGCCTATTGGCGGGCGCCGTCGTCCCGCGGGCTACGGCTCGCGGCCGGCTCGCTTAAGGCCGTGGCGATTGTAGCGCTCGGGCTATGTTTGTTGGAGCCGCTGTTGACGGGCACGAAGCCGCGGCGCGGCGCGAACACGTTTGTGTTGCTGGCGGATAACAGCCAGAGCATGCGGATCGGCGACGGTTCGCCGGCGCGGCCGAGAGCCGATCTGCTGCGCGAACAATTGACCGGCGACGCGTCGTGGAAATCGCGGCTGGGGCAGGATTTTGACGTACGCAATTACGTTTTCGATTCGCACATGCGCGCCGTGGCCGGTTTCAATGCGCTGGATTTTGATGGCGAGAGCAGTGCGCTCCAATCGTCTTTGACGACGGTCGCCAAACGATTTCGCGGCTTGCCACTAGCGGGCGTATTGTTGTTCACTGACGGCAACGGGACGGATCTGACGGACGTGGATTGGTCCGAACTGCCGCCCGTGTTTCCGGTGTTGCCGAAGGCGGATGCAGCGCCGCGCGATGTGAATCTGCAATCGTTGGCGGCGAGCCAGACCAATTTCGAATCCGCGCCGGTGCTGGTACGCGCGGATGTCAGCGGTGCGGGCGTGCCGGGGCAGGAAGTCGCGGCAGTGTTGATCGACGAAAGCGGCCGCGAAGTTGAACGGCAACGGGCGAGTCTCGGCGAGGACGGCAAACCCACGGCGTTTCGCTTTCAATTGCGGCCGGACAAACCGGGCGTCAGTTTCTATACGGTGCAGGCTTCTCTATCGAGCGAAGCGGGCGAGGCGCTCCAGCCGGAAGTGGAACGCACGACGTCAGAGCAAACGCTCGCGAACAACAGTCGAATTTTCGTCGTGGATCGCGGCGGCGGGCCGTATCGCGTGCTGTACGTCTCGGGGCGGCCGAATTGGGAGTTCAAGTTTCTTCGCCGCGCTGTGCATGAGGACGATCAAGTCAACCTGGTCGGCTTGATTCGCATTGCGAAGCGGCAGCCGAAGTTCGGTTTTCGCGACGCGCGGGCGCGGCGAGATAATCAACTATTCGAAGGCTTCGACAATCCGGAAGTGGATACGGCGGAGCGCCATGACGAACCGGTGCTGATTCGGCTGGGGCTCGAAGAGGATGACAAGGAAGGGGTCGAGTTGCGCGTCGGCTTTCCCAAAGCGGCCGACGAGTTGTATCGCTATGACGCGATCGTTCTCGACGACATTGAAGCCGAGTTCTTCACGCAGGATCAGTTGACGTTGCTGCGCAGCTTTGTCAGCCAGCGCGGCGGCGGGTTATTGATGATGGGCGGGCCGGATTCGTTCACCGCGGGCAAGTACGATCGCACGCCGGTCGGCGAATTGCTGCCGGTGTATCTCGATCACGGACAGGACGGCGCGAGCCCGTTGGACGGGGAGTATCGCTTGGCGCTGACGCGCGAAGGCTGGTTGCAACCGTGGGTGCGAACCCGCGAGACCGAGGACGCGGAGCGGCAGCGATTATTGGCGATGCCGGCGTTTCGCAGTATAAGCGGCGCGCGGGCGATCAAGCCGGGGGCGAGCGTACTGGCCGAAGTGAGTGATGGTGAAGCGACTTATCCAGCGCTCGTCGCGCAGCGCTTCGGCAAAGGCCGAGCCGGCGCGATGTTGCTGGGAGATTATTGGCGGTGGAACTTACAGCGTGAGCAGCCGGAGGAGGATGATTTCGACCGGGCCTGGCGTCAGACGGTGCGGTGGTTGGTGAGCGACGTGCCGAAGCGCGTGGAAGTCGAAACACAGCGCAAAAAGGAGAGCGCCTCGCCGGCAACCGAGATCGCGGTGCGCGTGCGTGACGCCGAGTTTTTGCCGCTCGACAACGCACAGGTCTCGATTTGCATCACGGGACCAGACGGCAAACCGATCACGCTGGCGGGCGAACCGGACGATCGCGAACCAGGGTTGTACAGCACGACCTACGTGGCGCGCGAGCCGGGGGCGTATCGCGCGACCGTGACCGCCAACGCGCCGGATGGGAGCGAAATCGCCAAGCGCGAAGCCGGCTGGACCGCGCAACCTGCGGCCGAGGAATTTGCACGCCTCGCGCCGAATCGCGAATTGCTGGCGACGATCGCAGCCAAGACCGGCGGCGAGATCGTCGAGGTTGACGGGCTGTCGGCGTTCGTCTCCGGACTCTCCCGACGTAAAGCGCCAGTGACGGAGCCGTGGGTTTATCCGCTCTGGCAGCATCCGCTGTATTTTTTGACGGCGATACTGTGCCTAGCGGGCGAATGGGGTTTGCGCCGTTGGCATGGGTTGGCATGA